The following nucleotide sequence is from Zea mays cultivar B73 chromosome 1, Zm-B73-REFERENCE-NAM-5.0, whole genome shotgun sequence.
cagtagatgtccggtgtgcaccggacacctaggcgggcccacaagtcaggagctccaacggctagaatccaacggcagtgatgacgtggcagggggcaccggactgtccggtgtgcaccggactgtccggtgcgccatcgaacagacagcctcccaacggccacatttggtggttggggctataaataccccaaccaccccaccattcattgcaaccaagttttccacttcccaactactacaagagctctagcattcaattctagacacacccaagagatcaaatcctctccaattccactcaagccttttagtgactagcgagagagatttgtcgtgttcttttgagctcttgcgcttggatcgctttctttctttctcacttgctcttgtgatcaaaactcaattgtaaccaaggcaagaggcaccaattgtgtggtgacccttgcggggaagttttgttcccgttttgattgagaagaagaaaagctcactcgatccgtggatcgtttgagagagggaagggttgaaagagacccggcctttgtggcctcctcaacggggagtaggtttgcaagaaccgaacctcggtaaaacaaatctccgtgtctcacttgcttattcgcttgggatttgttttgcaccctcttgcggactcgtttctttattactaacgctaacccggcttgtagttgtgtttatatttgtaaatttcagtttcgccctattcacccccccctctaggcgactttcaaacacACATTGTTGCTGGTAAGCGAGGACATAGTGTTAGTATTTTTATGGGCTTGACCCATATAAGTATTTGATTAAACTTTAAAGGCTCGTATTAAATAAGATATGTATTATGATTTAGACCTTGTTTGTCGGTTGTTGAAAATAGAATGAAAGTGTGCCACCCACATGTGTGTTGTCGTTGCCGCCGAGCTGAGCCAAGACGCAGTGAGGAGTGGCACGGCACAATGCGATCACAGTCACGGAGCGATGTAGCATGCAGTTGTTTTGTCACTTAGGAAGGCAAACAATCAGAGAGTTAGAGTGCGTAGAGAGTTATCAAAAGTTTCTAATCCTACCTACGGGTGTTAAATGTTTGCTAATGGGACTGTATTTTGCTATCATGAGTCTGCTTGGTTCTCTGTCTTCTTATCTCCAGCGCCCGCTCGGTTCTCGCATTTGTGATCTATTGTGTTCGCTCGGTTCCTCTGGCTCACCTATATAAGCTATATCTTGTATTTGTTTCACTTTTCTACTATTGTTTCAGCTATTAGCTAACCACTCTGTTTCAGGTATTGCATGTACGAGCACTAGGAGagcatacctccaaaatgagtgtCATCTAAGAGGTGACATAATCGGGTGAAGGGCGACAATCACATTTCTTGAGAGTGTTTGTAAGTGGTACTGACTACTCACTTTCTCCTCCTTTTCCTGGTACGATTGATGCTCCATCCTCTCCTTCCCGGCGCGGTGATTTGGTGGTGATATGCACAACTGCATATCTACACTGCACTAGACTAAACCAATCGGACACTATGTCTATCACTAGGTATGTTCTAACCAATAAGATTTTAGATTAAAGTCATGTTAGTCACTATTTTTTTTATATGTTCTTTATGTATAGATCACACATGCACTTTTCTAATACCACCAAACTattgttttttcttcttttttctaAGTTAAATTGCTACTGAAAATATCTAAATGTCTAACACGTATTACTATTTTTACTATATCATCGTACTCTATTTGTATAGTATTGTTTTAGTTAAACATAATAGATATATTAGTACACATCGTATCTAGAGCATCATAGGTCTTTTTTTAAGAAACCGGAGGGGCTTACGTCGTCCCTAGCGTTGTAGGCTCTGTTGTTCATAGTGTTTCTCATTTTAACCCAATGGCCGATGGTTTAGGAACCAACGTAGTCTTGCTGTCACTTTGTGCGTCATCCTAGGAAATTTCGTGCCGTATAGGTCAAtgcagaaaaaaaaacaaacaaatcagTGTGAatccagagagagagagagagagagagagagagagagatttcggTGACTAgtggaagaaaaagaagaagaaaccaGTGCCAAATCAGTCAACTGCAAGGCCTACTTCGCATACCTGTTGTTAGGTTCAGGGAAGACCAAAGAGCCTATACCATTCTACCAGCAGAGACGTAGACCTCCAACTGCTATTTCTCCACCAGTCACCAGCTGAGGTAGTACACGGTAAACTACTTCATCAGAAGCTTCGCCACGCGGTTGGCGGTTGCTCTCTTTCTCCGTCTCCCCAGCAGCATCGGGCTGACCAGAACTCAGTAAAACTAAACCGGGGAATGGTCGCCTTTTTTTTTCCTTGGCAACCAAGGACCGATACCCTTTTTGCCGAAACTGGTACCGTCGCAAAGTCGCACGGCGGATTTTCCTAACGCGGCCGTGATTATAATTATAATGGCATCGCAGTGACCGGCCCGCCTTTTTCTCTCTATAAACGACCGACCGACCGGCCGACCATTTCCAATAATTTCGGTGGAGTCAGGAGCCTCGCCACTCGATGGCAGATGGGAGCACGAAGAAATGAATCGCCGTCTCCCCCCACGACGTTCCTTTATTTCCTTCCTTTCCAGCACGCGTCGCCCTCGGCACAAATTTCCGCCGCAGACTGTGCAGGTGCAGCTAGTATGGTTCACAAATTCACCTGGTTAACGAAATATCCAGCTGGGTATAGGACGCCGGACGGGACACCCCGGTTTGGACTTATTGGAAGCCTCCCTCGGCATCCCAATGTCACGCGCATCCTCTCTGTCGCTGCTGGCTGCTGCTAGACTCCGTAGCCATCTTCCTCCTTCCGAGCTCGCACCGGCGCGGCGCATTAGAGTTAGAGAAGGGGTCGACGCGGACGGCCTCGCTTTACAGCTCGAAAGCGCCGGGCACGCCCACGCGTGTTTTCTACCGCCGCAGTGACAGTTAGGCGGCGCGCTTTATTCTGCGCACCCACCGAGCCAAGCGACCAGACCCGCCGGACCCGATGATTGGGCCGCCGAGCCGATCCGGTTGGTTGTGCCGTGTGCGCGCCAGGACAGTGCTCCGCGCCTCCGCTACGCTGACATCTCTTCGGCACCCGATGTGGACGGACACCTGACCTCCCTCGCTGGAGCTCCAGCCCAACGCATCTTGTGCGTGCGTGCGTCGTTAGGTGGCCCTGTGCCGCTGTGTCGAGCTGAGCTACTCGCTCGCCGTTGCAGTCGCGATGGTAACATGCCAAACAGGAAACGCCGTCGCCGACACTCACCTCACGGGCAGGGCACGCCCCCTGTCCTCTTTTTTTCGGCCAGAACGATTCTGTCCAGGCGTAGAGACTAGAGACGTGCTAGAGTCGCTCCAGAATTCAACTTTGTTTCCGTTTTGTTTGTttggtttttttttatttttatttcgtTTGACCTGTGTACGCCGGCTGGATCATACCCGTTCTGTCATCATCTGCCAAACTCCCTGTACCCCTTCCTTCGTACCAGTTGCTTTTGACTTTGCATTTCGCTGGGCTGGGCCACAAATGAAAAAAAAAACCTAGAGTCTCGTCTGTACGTCTATTGGTCCTCGGCGCCTTTGAATCAATCAATGAATGGATTGTCGGTAACGTGCGAAGCTGCCAACATTTCCACGCCGATGTGACCACCGGAACCACCACCACTCCTCCTCGAACTTGTTCGGCTGCGTCCAGATTGATGAGATTAAATTTTATTCTACTCAATTTTGACTAAAGAGAGATTTATTGTGTGTTTGATTCGTGGCTAACCGTGTCACACTTTACCTAAGGTTAGTAGTTCGAATTAAAAAACTAACTTTAGACGAAAAAGTCACATAAAATATGGCAAGTTAGGTAACGAATTAAACAGATCCTTAATCCACTTTGATCTAGTCGTAACCGAACAATTTCTAATAGGCGCACGTACACTGAACAGTGAGCGTGTCGTCCGTTGCCGCCGGGGTGGTGAAGGCGTCGGCGTCCGAGGAGTCCGGCGATGTCGGGCCCTGACGTGACATGAGCGGGCAGTGCGTCGTCGTTGCCGTTTTAGTTGTAGTAGGCTAGTAGCACGGAAAGGCGCATCAGCGCATGCATGCTGCTGCTGCTCGGCGGATTCCAGATCCCGGTGCCTGGTTGTTGGGGGATAAATACCACGTCGAGCGAAGCAAGAATATAATGGTGTTCCCGTCGCTGTGGCAACGGCAAGCGCGCGGTGTGGATCCATGCCACCAGCAAAACCCGGCTCACCAGTCGTGGGCTCGTGGCCATCGCGCCGGTAAACCCGGGAAGGGACATCGCTGATCAGCACTCACTCCGTGCCCGTAGGATCTGCCCAATAATAAAAAGCTACCGAATCAGCCGTCTTGAGTCGCTAGCTATTACTATCCGATATAAGTACGCAGTGGTGCGTCTAGATCGTGTTAATCATGAGCTGATTTTTTCCCGCGATTCTAGTATTGATCTGCGGTTTCGTGGCTTGATTGGGGTGTAGTACTCGCTGCAGCGGGATCGTATCGAATCGTAGATAAACAGGAGTAAtcgatgaggaggaggaggaataTCGGGGGCACGATTGATCCCTGGATCTCCCACGCCGATCGAGCCGGAGCCGGACACCTGTAGCCTGTAGAGCGCGCGCGGTCTCGGTGTCGGTCTCAACAATGATTGCGAcagagtggtggtggtggaggccatGCATGGCCGTTAGCTGCTAGCAGTGGCACAGCAACAATAAGCCAACAACAACAACCTGGTTGGCACGTCGGAGGAAGCCCGCGGACGACAGGATCAAATCAATCCCCAACCCCACGAACGCGAATACAATAAGCGCGGCACGCACCGTGCGGTGATCGATGCGGCCGACGCAAACGTACACCACCAGCGTAGCTAGCGCCAACACCCCGGGGCCGATCGAGCTGCGGCTGCCCCCACCGGCGCCGGAAGGccgtccgtccgtccgtccgGCTGACCCAACCACCGGGCAGATCGAGAGAGCACCCATGCATTGCAGTCTTTGCAGACCGGCCGGTGAAAACTGCGTCACGTCCACCTGTCATCCGGACTGGCGGCGGCCTAGCTATAGCTAGCAATCGAGCGCCGATCATTGCGGCACCTAACACGGGCCCCCCATAGCGATTCGGGTGCACGAGCGAGGCAACGTCAACAGTCCATTGCTAGTCACCCCTCCAAATCCTCCGCggctagtagcagcagtagtggtACCACTCACGTAGGCCGCGCACCGGTTATGGAAAGGGACTCGCGTGGCCGTACGTGGGGGCAGCGGGGTTTTGAATGATCGCGTGATCGTACGCCGCAGTGGCCAGTGGGGGCCGGAACATACGATACGAACTGGGATGGGGACTTGGGAGTAAGAGTAAaccaaaacggagttggtggGTGTGTGTCTCGGCTTCTTCCGTTCTTGGCGAGTCTCTAAACTGAGTTCAGACCGACCTAGTACGTGGAGGACAGGCGAATCTAGCCCTTGAGTTCTTGACCAACAGCCAAAACCTACCAGTTACTCCGTATTACGTACCAGTAATCTACTCCCTCCTTTTCCAGTAATCTACTCTCTTAAAACACCTTACAATTCAGAACCTAGGTAGaaccgaagaagaagaagaaggatgcAAGTCCAAAACAAACCATCGCTGTTACACTCAGACCAAGCAAGCGtcgatgtttctttcttattcttCAAAAAAAAGGCGTATTGGTACTTCGCCAACTATCCCACGATATCATGCATGCTGCTAGAGGGTCCACAGAAACTCCCATGCGCGCTCTCGGAAACGGAGTGGATATATGGGAACAGACGAGCAGTAGCACTACACAGACAGCACACACCAAAAGGTCTGGGGCTCGCAAAAGGGCAACGTGCAGTCGTATGTCCACACGCGCGACGAAATCTGGACCAAGATAGTTTTTTTTTTCTCAAATTTTTTAACAGGTGTAGCAGCAGTACCAGTACGTGAGCGTGCGGCCACGACCAAACCTGTCGCGAAATCAAGGAAGGGCCCCACCTGCCAGCTGCTCGCACGACTCGTCAAAACCGGTACAAGTCCACCGAGAGAGGCCCAGTACTGGGAGTGGGAGGGGGAGGCACAGGCACCATAACGCGCGCTTCAGTTCCGGAGGCCTCACCGCCTCACGCAGGCACGCACATCACACAACGCCAGCGAGAAAGAGCTCTCGTCCGCACCACGGCGCAACCAACGGGGAGAAGAGGAAGGCAGTGAGCTGTCCCGCGCGTGCGCGCCCCGCCTCCCGCCCGCCCGTCTGATGAGGAAGCTCTGCCCGAACCTCGAGCGCGACGACGCGCTGGACACGGTGCTGGAGGTGCCCATCCCCGAGGAGATGTTctccggcggcggcggctccCGCGGCTCCACCAGGTTCGGCTGCACCAACGTCAAGGCTTGGATGCGGTCGCACGCCGCCGACCGGTCCGGCGCGGGCGAGCCGTGCTCCATGACCCGCGGGGAGCTGCAGCTCATGCTGGGCGTCATCGGCGCGCCGCTCATCCCGCTGCCCGTCTACCACGCCAACCAGTCGCCCTGCTCCGTCCTCTGCGAGCAGCTCAAGGCCGATCCCATCGTACGTACGACGACAGAACGATCGAACCCGCATTTTTCTCGGTCTCGTCGTTTTACTGATCGGCTGATGATTAATCCATCCGTCTCTGTGTGTGCGCTCGTACGTGCTGATCCCAGGAGTCGTCCTCCGCCAAGTACATCGTGCAGCAGTACATAGCGGCGTCGGGCGGGGAGTGGGCGCTGAACAAGGTTAAGAGCATGTACGCGATGGGCAAGGTGCGGATGACGGCCGCGGAGCTCAACAGCAGCGACGCCGACGGCCACGGCGGAAGCACCGGAAACGGGCACCACCGCGGCGGGAAGAAGGGCAGCAagggagggggcggcggcggcgagatCGGCGGGTTCGTGCTGTGGCAGAAGAAGCCGGAGCTGTGGTGCCTGGAGCTCGTCGTGTCCGGCTGCAAGATCAGCGCCGGCAGCGACGGCAAGGTGGCGTGGCGCCAGACGCCGTGGCACCAGTCGCACGCATCCCGCGGTCCCCCGCGCCCGCTCCGCCGTTCGCTCCAGGTGCGTAGCGTACGCCCCGCCTCCGCGGCCGCGCGGTTTCGTGTACGTTTTCCCAGCTAGGTGTGGTCTCGAGTGCTTTCCATACGcgtacgcacgcacgcacgcacgcatgcCGTCATCGCCACCTAGGACTTGTCGAAT
It contains:
- the LOC100279315 gene encoding uncharacterized protein LOC100279315, yielding MRKLCPNLERDDALDTVLEVPIPEEMFSGGGGSRGSTRFGCTNVKAWMRSHAADRSGAGEPCSMTRGELQLMLGVIGAPLIPLPVYHANQSPCSVLCEQLKADPIESSSAKYIVQQYIAASGGEWALNKVKSMYAMGKVRMTAAELNSSDADGHGGSTGNGHHRGGKKGSKGGGGGGEIGGFVLWQKKPELWCLELVVSGCKISAGSDGKVAWRQTPWHQSHASRGPPRPLRRSLQGLDPQLTASLFADSVCIGERSIDGEDCFVLKVEAEASSLRARNSSSVEIIRHTVWGYFSQRTGLLVQLEDSHLLQIRSSGGGAGGSVFWETTMESRLGDYRAVDGVNIAHAGRTAVSLVRFGDCQDGNTRTRMEEEWNIEEVDFNIWGLSMDCFLPPSDLREGKESQDVAVVKADARPPPLRIPAVTVRVGPSQVAAVNMDDSDSLVARS